The following are encoded in a window of Flavobacteriales bacterium genomic DNA:
- a CDS encoding T9SS type A sorting domain-containing protein, whose amino-acid sequence MRQLSILSLLIHFAAYTQTTWNVQVGGSLSGGALPFYNPQNLVIDEGDEVVWTNVSGTHNVNGSTTLFPGNPESFNSGDPNFGNWTFSFTFTLPGTYNYHCTSQGHSATQNGQIVVVPSTTVSEITVAPSIQVYPIPASDLLFVEWTSPTLRSMEVYNLEGQRVMERSIAGVDRVGIGLQGLPVGAYFLRLIGTDGAVITRPFRKS is encoded by the coding sequence ATGCGCCAGCTCAGCATTCTCTCCCTTCTGATCCATTTCGCCGCCTACACTCAGACCACTTGGAATGTGCAAGTTGGCGGCAGCCTCAGCGGTGGGGCCCTGCCATTCTACAACCCGCAGAACCTGGTCATCGACGAAGGCGACGAAGTGGTCTGGACCAATGTGAGTGGCACCCACAACGTGAACGGAAGCACCACACTTTTTCCCGGCAATCCGGAAAGTTTCAATTCCGGCGATCCGAACTTTGGCAACTGGACCTTCAGCTTCACCTTCACCCTACCGGGCACCTACAACTACCACTGTACCAGCCAGGGCCACTCGGCCACGCAGAATGGACAGATCGTGGTGGTGCCATCGACCACGGTGTCGGAAATCACGGTCGCGCCCTCGATCCAGGTCTATCCGATCCCTGCCTCGGATCTCCTCTTTGTGGAATGGACCTCGCCCACGTTACGGTCCATGGAGGTCTACAACCTGGAAGGCCAGCGCGTGATGGAACGATCGATCGCCGGTGTGGACCGCGTTGGGATCGGACTTCAAGGACTTCCTGTCGGCGCCTACTTCCTGCGCTTGATCGGCACGGACGGCGCTGTGATCACACGCCCCTTCCGCAAGTCCTGA
- a CDS encoding DPP IV N-terminal domain-containing protein gives MSRCIKLLLATATLLVSLPIAAQQQLTLRDAILKAGTDLAPQRIKGLQWIKDADSYSFVDGDALKAGFIGKRMDETIVDLATLNAALDDTVKLRAIPAVEWESADRFRFMHRNGVHVFDRGKGDLEKRLVLPEGAERLDTEERSGRVAFTLGEDMHIAFPGGETRRVTHDGTDGIVNGRSVHREEYGITKGTFWAPGGERIAFYRMDESMVALYQLEDLATKPSTFTPLRYPMAGQTSHHVSVGVHDVRSGRTVFLKHAGAPDDYLTNISWSPDGRHVHVTHLDRKTENLRLVRYDATTGDALATLHNEQDKKYLEPQHPGHFLEGRAGHYLWWSQSDGWWHLYLRHVQRGAVRQLTRGRWVVKDVLGLDPKESTAWVSGTGEIDPMDPKGAMETHLYRVDLLSGKTQRLTNEPGTHRGQLSSDGRYLIDQWSSLTIPGRTVIRDARTGEVMKNLLDAPDPLKDHVVGTVESLTIPGENGAMLNARLIKPSHFQPRNRYPVLIYVYNGPHVRLVGNSFLGAAPLWMLEAAERGYIVWTLDGHGSADRGRDFEQAIHRQLGITEVKDQMHGVAWLEKQPFVDPERIAVHGWSYGGHMTTAMLLRHPGRFKVGVAGGPVMDWTLYEVMYTERYMDTPEENPEGYAATALPPLAGQLQDDLLLISGVRDDVVLPQHSLSLIKACVDAGVQLDYFAYPGHGHNVRGKDRLHLMEKVLRHIDQRMLFMR, from the coding sequence ATGTCACGTTGCATCAAGCTTCTCCTCGCGACCGCCACCCTGCTGGTGTCGCTGCCCATCGCCGCGCAGCAACAACTCACCCTGCGCGACGCGATCCTCAAGGCGGGGACCGATCTCGCTCCCCAACGCATCAAGGGTCTGCAATGGATCAAGGATGCCGACAGCTACAGCTTCGTGGACGGCGATGCGCTGAAGGCCGGCTTCATCGGCAAGCGCATGGACGAGACCATCGTGGACCTGGCAACGCTGAACGCCGCGCTGGATGATACCGTGAAGCTGCGCGCGATCCCCGCCGTGGAATGGGAAAGCGCCGATCGTTTCCGCTTCATGCACCGCAACGGTGTGCACGTCTTCGACCGCGGCAAAGGCGATCTGGAAAAGCGCCTTGTACTCCCAGAGGGCGCGGAACGCTTGGACACCGAGGAGCGCAGCGGGCGCGTGGCCTTCACCCTGGGCGAGGACATGCACATCGCATTCCCGGGCGGCGAAACGCGGCGTGTGACGCATGATGGCACGGACGGCATCGTGAACGGCCGCAGCGTGCACCGCGAGGAATATGGCATCACCAAAGGCACCTTCTGGGCACCCGGGGGTGAGCGCATCGCCTTCTACCGCATGGACGAAAGCATGGTGGCGCTCTACCAACTGGAGGATCTAGCCACAAAGCCCAGCACCTTCACGCCCCTGCGTTACCCCATGGCGGGACAGACCAGCCACCACGTATCCGTGGGCGTGCACGATGTGCGCAGCGGCCGCACCGTGTTCCTCAAGCATGCGGGCGCACCGGACGACTACCTCACCAACATCAGCTGGAGCCCCGACGGCCGACATGTGCATGTGACGCATCTGGACCGCAAGACCGAGAACCTGCGTCTGGTGCGCTATGACGCCACCACTGGCGATGCCCTGGCCACGCTGCACAACGAGCAGGACAAGAAGTATCTGGAACCGCAACATCCCGGGCATTTCCTGGAGGGACGCGCTGGCCACTACCTGTGGTGGAGCCAGAGCGATGGCTGGTGGCACCTGTACCTGCGCCATGTACAGCGCGGTGCCGTGCGGCAGCTCACGCGTGGACGCTGGGTGGTGAAAGACGTGTTGGGCTTGGACCCGAAGGAGAGCACCGCGTGGGTGAGCGGCACCGGTGAGATCGATCCGATGGACCCGAAGGGCGCCATGGAGACACACCTCTACCGGGTGGACCTGCTCAGTGGCAAAACGCAACGGCTCACCAACGAACCCGGCACGCACCGCGGACAACTCAGCAGTGATGGGCGATACCTCATTGACCAATGGAGCAGCCTGACGATCCCGGGCCGCACCGTGATCCGCGACGCGCGCACCGGCGAGGTGATGAAGAACCTGCTGGACGCGCCCGATCCCTTGAAGGACCATGTCGTCGGCACGGTGGAATCGCTCACGATACCGGGGGAGAACGGTGCGATGCTCAACGCACGCCTCATCAAGCCCAGCCATTTCCAGCCGCGCAACAGATATCCTGTGCTCATCTACGTGTACAATGGCCCGCATGTGCGGCTCGTGGGCAACAGCTTCCTGGGCGCGGCGCCGCTGTGGATGCTGGAGGCCGCCGAGCGCGGCTACATCGTGTGGACCCTGGACGGCCATGGCAGCGCCGACCGCGGCCGCGACTTCGAGCAGGCCATACACCGGCAGCTGGGGATCACCGAAGTGAAGGACCAGATGCATGGCGTGGCCTGGTTGGAGAAGCAGCCTTTCGTGGACCCTGAGCGCATCGCCGTGCATGGCTGGAGCTATGGTGGCCACATGACCACCGCCATGCTCCTGCGTCATCCCGGCCGCTTCAAGGTGGGTGTGGCCGGCGGCCCGGTGATGGACTGGACGCTCTATGAAGTGATGTACACCGAGCGCTACATGGACACACCCGAGGAGAACCCAGAGGGTTACGCCGCCACCGCCTTGCCACCGCTGGCCGGGCAGTTGCAGGACGATCTGCTGTTGATCTCCGGCGTGCGCGACGACGTGGTACTTCCCCAGCATTCGCTCAGCCTCATCAAAGCCTGTGTGGACGCGGGCGTGCAGCTGGATTACTTCGCCTACCCCGGCCACGGCCACAACGTGCGTGGCAAGGACCGGCTGCACCTGATGGAAAAAGTGCTCCGCCACATCGATCAAAGGATGCTCTTCATGCGTTGA
- a CDS encoding c-type cytochrome, translated as MPQPKKTLLALALLLVVAIACRRDPAWPPGDHWSGPTPYTMQLPAWVHDSLYPPHLPGNNPMTVEGVELGRRLFHEKALSDNHTMSCASCHLQANAFSDPLTFSVGTDGSVGTRNAMAVINLAWDEHFFWDGRAHSLEHQAFLPVTDPAEMRNTWPEVEARLRVHPEYPELFRKAFGTADIDSVRIVQAIAQFERTLVSFNSRFDRFYYGGDSLVMTEAEQRGMEVFFRTGHCIDCHKPPLFADHGLRNNGLDLVHTDPGMGGVTGISWQIGAFKTPTLRNIAYTAPYMHDGRFATLEEVVHFYAEDVQLASPNLDNHMFPWVEGLVNLSMQDRADLVAFLHTLTDMSFLLDPAHSDPH; from the coding sequence ATGCCGCAACCCAAGAAGACCCTCCTTGCACTGGCCTTGCTGCTGGTGGTGGCGATCGCCTGCCGCCGCGACCCGGCCTGGCCGCCAGGCGACCACTGGAGCGGCCCCACCCCGTACACCATGCAACTGCCCGCCTGGGTGCATGACAGCCTGTACCCGCCACACCTTCCCGGCAACAACCCCATGACCGTGGAGGGCGTGGAACTGGGCCGGCGGTTGTTCCATGAGAAGGCGCTCTCGGACAACCATACCATGAGCTGCGCCAGCTGCCACCTGCAGGCGAACGCCTTCAGCGACCCACTCACCTTCTCGGTGGGGACCGACGGCAGCGTGGGCACACGCAACGCCATGGCCGTCATCAACCTGGCCTGGGATGAGCACTTCTTCTGGGACGGCCGCGCGCACTCACTGGAACATCAGGCCTTCCTACCGGTGACCGACCCCGCCGAGATGCGCAACACCTGGCCCGAGGTGGAAGCACGGCTGCGGGTCCATCCGGAATATCCGGAATTGTTCCGCAAAGCCTTCGGCACGGCCGACATCGACAGCGTGCGCATCGTACAGGCCATCGCGCAGTTCGAACGCACCCTGGTGAGCTTCAACAGCCGTTTCGACCGGTTCTACTACGGCGGTGACAGCCTGGTGATGACCGAAGCCGAGCAGCGCGGCATGGAGGTCTTCTTCCGCACCGGCCATTGCATCGACTGCCACAAACCACCCCTCTTCGCCGACCACGGCCTGCGCAACAACGGACTTGACCTGGTGCATACCGACCCCGGTATGGGGGGTGTCACCGGCATCAGCTGGCAGATCGGCGCGTTCAAGACCCCCACCCTGCGCAACATCGCGTACACCGCGCCCTACATGCACGATGGCCGCTTCGCCACGCTGGAGGAGGTGGTGCATTTCTATGCCGAGGATGTGCAGCTGGCCTCGCCGAATCTGGACAACCACATGTTCCCCTGGGTGGAGGGGCTGGTGAACCTGAGCATGCAGGACCGCGCCGACCTGGTGGCCTTCCTGCATACGCTCACGGACATGTCCTTCCTGCTCGACCCCGCGCACAGCGACCCGCATTGA
- a CDS encoding cytochrome-c peroxidase: MPRIAPLTIALLLLALACGRSRQLVGTSEPHGPTRLELTIPAWALDTAHPLNLPYDNPLTVEGVALGRRLFHEPLLSGDGTLSCASCHQQKQAFSDARNFPTAYGNERNSMPLLNLAWDHYFFWDARALSLELQAFEPVTAHQEMNSDWRTVVARLQAHPAYPALFLRAFGSPLVDSLHVAYALAQFERTLLSFGSRFDQWRYAGMADALDDQEQRGWQVFSGKGHCIDCHTPPRFTDGRVVNIGLETEPVDNGLGARTGIAWHMGRFKTPSLRNLAVTAPYMHDGRFATLEEVVEFYATGVSTDAATLDAHMEPWVKGQVLLTRQDRSDLVAFLRTLTDEAFLADPRFGPQE, from the coding sequence ATGCCCCGCATCGCGCCACTGACGATCGCCCTGCTGCTGCTGGCCCTGGCCTGCGGCCGATCGCGGCAACTGGTGGGCACATCCGAACCGCACGGTCCCACACGGCTGGAGTTGACCATCCCTGCCTGGGCACTGGATACGGCGCATCCCCTGAACCTGCCCTACGACAACCCCCTCACCGTGGAAGGTGTGGCATTGGGCCGACGGTTGTTCCATGAGCCCCTGCTGAGCGGCGATGGCACACTATCCTGCGCCAGCTGCCACCAGCAAAAGCAGGCCTTCAGCGATGCGCGCAACTTCCCCACGGCCTACGGCAATGAGCGCAACAGCATGCCGCTGTTAAACCTGGCCTGGGACCATTACTTCTTCTGGGATGCCCGCGCGCTGAGCCTGGAACTGCAGGCCTTCGAGCCGGTGACGGCGCACCAGGAGATGAACAGCGACTGGCGCACGGTGGTGGCGCGCTTGCAAGCGCATCCGGCGTACCCGGCCCTGTTCCTGCGCGCCTTCGGAAGCCCGTTGGTGGACAGCCTGCATGTGGCTTACGCCTTGGCGCAATTCGAGCGCACCTTGCTGAGCTTCGGCAGCCGTTTCGATCAATGGCGCTACGCGGGCATGGCCGATGCGCTGGATGATCAGGAGCAGCGCGGTTGGCAGGTCTTCAGCGGCAAGGGACACTGCATCGACTGCCACACACCGCCGCGATTCACCGATGGCCGTGTGGTGAACATCGGCCTGGAGACCGAACCAGTGGACAATGGACTGGGCGCACGCACCGGCATCGCCTGGCACATGGGACGCTTCAAAACCCCCAGCCTGCGCAACCTGGCCGTGACGGCACCATACATGCACGACGGCCGCTTCGCCACGCTGGAAGAGGTGGTGGAATTCTATGCCACCGGCGTTAGCACCGATGCCGCCACGCTGGACGCCCATATGGAGCCCTGGGTCAAGGGACAAGTGCTGCTCACCAGGCAGGATCGTTCCGACCTGGTGGCCTTCCTGCGCACCCTCACCGACGAAGCTTTTCTAGCGGACCCGCGCTTCGGACCACAAGAATGA
- the murB gene encoding UDP-N-acetylmuramate dehydrogenase has protein sequence MQLHRHASLRALNTFGIDARAEYLARFRDANELRTLLAMPELQGMPRMVLGGGSNVLFTRDFRGAVLLNEVPGIAVAAMTEDVVQVHVGAGVVWHELVEHCVAQGWGGIENLSLIPGRTGAAPMQNIGAYGVELKDVFMSLDALRIEDGELVHFKRDDCAFGYRESFFKREGRDRFVIMGVTLELRRRGHELRTDYGDIQAELARMGVTEPTIKDVSDAVIAIRRSKLPDPAVIGNAGSFFKNPVVPASMAERIKQDHPNMPAYPAGEGQVKLAAGWLIEQCGWKGRRLNGHGVHDRQALVLVNHGGASGSDIYDLSEQVLRSVRGRFGVELEREVNVV, from the coding sequence ATGCAGCTGCACCGCCACGCGAGCCTACGCGCGTTGAACACCTTCGGCATCGATGCGCGAGCGGAATACCTGGCGCGCTTTCGCGATGCGAACGAACTGCGCACGCTGCTGGCCATGCCCGAACTGCAAGGCATGCCACGCATGGTGCTCGGCGGCGGCAGCAACGTGCTCTTCACGCGCGACTTCCGCGGCGCGGTGCTGCTGAACGAGGTGCCCGGCATTGCCGTGGCCGCGATGACCGAGGATGTGGTGCAGGTGCATGTGGGCGCTGGTGTGGTCTGGCACGAACTGGTGGAACATTGCGTGGCGCAGGGCTGGGGCGGCATCGAGAACCTGAGCCTGATCCCCGGCAGGACGGGCGCCGCACCCATGCAGAACATCGGCGCCTATGGCGTGGAACTGAAGGATGTGTTCATGTCCTTGGACGCGCTGCGCATCGAGGATGGCGAGCTGGTCCACTTCAAGCGCGACGATTGCGCCTTCGGCTACCGCGAGAGTTTCTTCAAACGCGAAGGCCGCGACCGTTTCGTGATCATGGGCGTGACGCTGGAACTGCGCCGGCGCGGCCACGAGCTACGGACGGACTACGGCGACATCCAGGCCGAGTTGGCGCGCATGGGCGTGACCGAGCCGACGATCAAGGACGTAAGTGATGCGGTGATCGCCATACGCCGCAGCAAGCTGCCCGACCCCGCGGTGATCGGCAACGCGGGCAGCTTCTTCAAGAACCCGGTGGTGCCCGCGTCCATGGCGGAGAGGATCAAACAGGACCATCCGAACATGCCCGCCTATCCGGCCGGCGAAGGCCAGGTGAAACTGGCGGCGGGCTGGCTGATAGAACAGTGTGGCTGGAAGGGGCGGCGCCTCAACGGCCACGGCGTACACGACCGACAGGCGCTGGTGCTGGTGAACCACGGCGGCGCTTCCGGCTCGGACATCTACGACCTGAGTGAGCAGGTACTGCGCAGCGTGCGTGGGCGATTCGGGGTGGAGCTGGAGCGGGAGGTGAATGTGGTCTAG
- a CDS encoding T9SS type A sorting domain-containing protein, with translation MLFIVPRFADAQNLILNGSFEESDTCAVQLGFWPNGKPTHWEPVSETPDYFRSCVPYGSVNGVPLNTVGFQYPQEGGSYSGLFAYLVDDHREMIGSELLSPLTVGQTYYASFWVNAAYGGPQQTGSACNNIGMLFTMDMVPWVMGMPQITLRNHAHVYTQQVVSDTTGWTLVSGSFVADSAYRYVVIGNHFSNANTAVQVIGPGNPNKAYVYVDAACLSTDPEACPMWTSVQENLMEEISLWPNPASDRLLIGWGSMPVQRVSLLDALGRLVLDREVWGSNEVVLATREYPAGLYHVLLEGAGVKRSGKFVVVH, from the coding sequence ATGCTGTTCATCGTGCCTCGGTTTGCCGATGCTCAGAACTTAATCCTTAACGGGAGCTTTGAGGAATCCGACACATGTGCGGTGCAATTGGGTTTTTGGCCCAATGGGAAACCAACTCACTGGGAACCTGTTTCTGAGACCCCGGATTACTTTCGTTCTTGCGTACCCTATGGTTCAGTCAATGGGGTTCCATTGAATACAGTCGGGTTTCAGTACCCGCAAGAGGGAGGATCTTACTCCGGTTTGTTTGCCTATTTGGTGGACGATCACCGTGAGATGATCGGATCGGAGCTGCTATCGCCATTGACGGTTGGTCAGACCTATTACGCAAGCTTCTGGGTCAACGCGGCATACGGTGGACCACAGCAAACGGGAAGTGCATGCAACAACATCGGCATGCTTTTCACCATGGACATGGTCCCTTGGGTGATGGGTATGCCGCAGATCACGCTGCGCAACCATGCACATGTGTACACCCAGCAAGTGGTTTCAGACACAACTGGCTGGACCTTGGTCAGCGGCAGCTTCGTGGCCGACAGCGCTTACCGGTATGTGGTTATCGGGAACCACTTCAGCAATGCCAATACCGCTGTACAGGTCATCGGGCCCGGCAACCCCAACAAGGCTTACGTGTATGTTGATGCCGCATGTCTCTCCACAGACCCGGAAGCTTGCCCCATGTGGACCTCGGTTCAGGAGAATTTGATGGAGGAGATCAGCCTGTGGCCCAATCCGGCCAGTGATCGGCTGTTGATCGGCTGGGGCAGCATGCCGGTTCAACGGGTATCGCTGCTGGACGCTTTGGGCCGTTTGGTGCTTGATCGAGAGGTATGGGGGAGCAATGAGGTGGTGCTGGCAACGCGTGAGTATCCTGCTGGGCTTTACCATGTGTTGCTTGAAGGTGCTGGTGTGAAGCGATCTGGAAAGTTCGTCGTGGTGCATTGA